The Heyndrickxia vini genome contains a region encoding:
- a CDS encoding ECF transporter S component, translating to MKKLSLKAFVGLAMLSSVAYVLMFIKFPVLPVYSYLTVDFSDIPALIAALIFGPIGAIIVEIIKNLLDYLTHISDVGLPIGNVANLIAGLLFVLPTYFVYNRMKTKMGMTFALIIGTIIMAVLMSVLNYIAILPAYLALMHFDVGNVKDYIVAGILPFNLIKGALVTVIFMVLFTKMQKWINKQAQINNI from the coding sequence TTGAAAAAATTGAGTTTAAAAGCATTTGTTGGTCTCGCCATGTTAAGCAGTGTGGCATATGTTCTAATGTTCATTAAGTTTCCTGTACTGCCAGTCTATTCATATCTGACAGTCGATTTTAGCGATATACCAGCACTAATCGCTGCGCTAATTTTTGGCCCTATCGGAGCGATAATAGTTGAAATAATAAAAAATCTATTGGATTACTTAACACATATTAGTGATGTAGGACTTCCAATAGGAAATGTAGCAAATCTTATTGCTGGACTACTATTCGTACTTCCAACTTATTTTGTTTATAATCGTATGAAAACAAAAATGGGAATGACATTCGCACTAATTATTGGAACGATTATTATGGCTGTATTGATGAGTGTACTAAATTACATTGCCATTCTTCCCGCATACTTAGCATTAATGCATTTTGATGTTGGAAATGTTAAAGATTATATCGTAGCTGGTATCTTGCCATTTAATCTTATAAAAGGTGCATTAGTAACAGTAATATTTATGGTTTTATTTACAAAAATGCAAAAGTGGATTAATAAACAAGCGCAGATTAATAATATATAA
- a CDS encoding ferredoxin, translating into MPKYTIVDQDTCIACGACGAAAPDIYDYDDEGIAYVILDENKGVIEIPDILEDDMIDAFEGCPTDSIKVADEPFDGDPLKFED; encoded by the coding sequence ATGCCAAAATATACAATTGTTGATCAAGATACATGTATTGCTTGCGGTGCTTGTGGAGCGGCAGCACCAGATATTTACGATTATGACGATGAAGGAATCGCTTATGTCATTTTAGACGAAAATAAAGGTGTTATAGAAATTCCTGATATTTTAGAAGATGATATGATCGACGCTTTTGAAGGTTGTCCTACTGATTCAATAAAAGTAGCAGACGAGCCTTTTGATGGTGACCCTTTAAAATTCGAAGACTAA
- a CDS encoding helix-turn-helix domain-containing protein, which translates to MTFLHALILLMLKKLNGSRTVFSIFHLLKGKKSSQTIQDAHLFKIGPFFQMYPPLQRSTFDRFVQDLNTKGLIKETELNKYIVTIDGENELKAYFLHRPIPQYFNGLQYQDTAIVFWKRLNLLIQVLSNAINNKKKYYPIQSDAEVQRWVKTFLKSQVISKEQQAKQIYNELTAILSKNPPEDPLFFIIRLTGENQIGITLDQAAKHFTLDKYDYWFRFLLLIHYIIDTCIGNKNQYPMLYTLMSDTYRNIPLTNSTNETFLLLNKGYSISEVAKKRKLKESTIQDHIVEIVLNNSNFDISQYVSKEIELKIIKVSENISPKKLKPIKETVGEVTYFQIRLALAKQGEWE; encoded by the coding sequence ATGACGTTTTTACATGCCTTAATATTATTGATGTTAAAAAAATTAAATGGCTCCCGAACGGTTTTTTCAATTTTCCATTTGTTAAAAGGCAAAAAGTCTTCTCAAACAATCCAAGATGCTCATTTATTTAAAATCGGACCATTTTTTCAAATGTACCCACCTTTACAAAGAAGTACATTTGATCGTTTTGTACAAGATCTAAATACTAAGGGATTAATTAAAGAAACAGAATTGAATAAATATATCGTCACGATTGATGGAGAAAATGAACTGAAGGCTTATTTTCTTCATCGACCTATTCCACAATATTTTAATGGGTTACAATATCAAGATACTGCTATCGTTTTCTGGAAGCGACTAAATTTATTAATTCAAGTTCTATCAAATGCTATTAATAATAAAAAAAAGTACTACCCAATCCAAAGTGATGCTGAGGTTCAAAGATGGGTTAAGACTTTCTTAAAGTCACAAGTAATAAGCAAAGAACAACAAGCAAAACAAATTTACAATGAATTAACTGCCATATTATCAAAGAATCCACCCGAAGATCCTTTGTTTTTTATCATCCGTTTAACAGGTGAAAATCAGATTGGTATTACGTTGGACCAAGCTGCAAAACATTTCACACTTGATAAATATGATTATTGGTTTCGTTTTTTGTTATTAATCCACTATATAATAGATACTTGTATAGGTAATAAAAATCAATATCCCATGCTGTATACGTTAATGTCGGATACATATCGAAATATACCTCTTACGAATTCAACAAACGAAACCTTTTTATTATTAAATAAGGGCTATAGCATCTCTGAAGTTGCAAAGAAACGGAAACTAAAGGAGAGTACGATTCAAGATCATATTGTTGAAATTGTGTTGAATAATTCTAATTTTGATATATCACAGTATGTAAGTAAAGAAATCGAACTAAAAATTATTAAAGTTTCCGAGAACATTTCACCAAAAAAATTGAAACCGATTAAGGAAACAGTCGGAGAGGTTACATATTTCCAAATTAGATTAGCTCTCGCAAAACAAGGGGAATGGGAATGA
- a CDS encoding RecQ family ATP-dependent DNA helicase: MIRNLYDHLNKQFGYDMFRIGQEEVITSVMEGKHTLAVLPTGTGKSLCYQLPGYLLKGIVIIVSPLLSLMQDQVEQLKINGEKRVTALNSFLDPRERNQIIQNLQNYRFIYTSPEMLTNNGVLQKLKQIDISLFVVDEAHCISQWGPDFRPDYLNLRTIRSELNNPTTLALTATATEDVRADIIEHLNLYDVNQLVYSVDRPNIALVVEEAANYSDKVKKLLQFVKQLQKPGIIYFSSKRLTEEMAALLRNNGIAQSAAYHGGMDREQRILIQQQFLHNQLQVICATSAFGMGVNKENIHFVIHFHMPYQLDSYLQEIGRAGRDGKKSIAILLYSPGDEFLPLQIFENELPSDYQIEQFYLLNNNSSDKASLLNLTEIQLRFLTYYQNKYDKSEVEKHVKRIRDMRIQYKQNKLNEMIKWVKSTTCRREGILHYFQEQKVNNVTDCCDVCGVDIINYQTAFQDTIRSQNENWRLMLKNLLIRGDEE, translated from the coding sequence ATGATAAGGAACTTATACGATCACTTAAATAAACAGTTTGGATATGATATGTTTCGGATTGGACAAGAGGAAGTCATTACTTCGGTTATGGAAGGTAAGCATACATTAGCCGTTCTACCAACCGGAACAGGGAAATCATTATGTTACCAACTTCCTGGCTATTTGCTTAAGGGCATTGTTATCATTGTATCCCCTTTACTTTCGCTTATGCAGGACCAAGTTGAACAGTTAAAAATAAATGGAGAAAAGAGAGTTACTGCATTAAATTCTTTCTTAGATCCGAGGGAACGTAACCAAATTATTCAAAATCTACAAAATTACCGATTTATTTATACCTCTCCTGAAATGTTAACGAATAATGGCGTATTACAAAAACTGAAACAAATAGATATCTCGCTTTTTGTCGTTGATGAGGCCCATTGTATCTCCCAATGGGGCCCTGATTTCAGACCTGATTATTTAAATTTGCGTACGATTCGATCAGAATTGAATAATCCAACGACCCTTGCCTTAACAGCTACAGCTACGGAAGATGTCAGGGCCGATATTATAGAACATCTAAATTTATATGATGTAAATCAATTAGTTTATTCTGTTGACCGTCCCAATATTGCTCTAGTTGTAGAAGAAGCGGCCAATTATAGTGATAAGGTTAAAAAATTATTACAATTTGTAAAACAACTACAAAAACCTGGAATTATTTATTTTTCCAGCAAACGTTTAACAGAAGAAATGGCCGCTTTACTAAGAAATAATGGCATTGCTCAATCTGCTGCGTATCATGGAGGAATGGATAGGGAACAAAGAATCTTGATTCAACAACAATTTTTACATAATCAACTACAAGTAATATGTGCAACAAGTGCATTTGGGATGGGAGTAAATAAAGAAAATATTCATTTTGTTATCCATTTTCATATGCCTTATCAATTGGATTCGTATTTACAAGAGATAGGAAGGGCAGGAAGGGATGGTAAAAAAAGCATTGCCATACTTTTATATTCACCGGGAGATGAGTTTCTACCATTACAAATCTTTGAGAATGAGTTGCCATCGGATTATCAGATTGAACAATTTTATTTATTAAATAACAATAGTAGTGATAAAGCATCATTGCTTAACTTAACAGAAATACAACTGCGGTTTTTAACCTATTATCAAAATAAGTATGATAAAAGTGAAGTGGAAAAACATGTTAAACGGATTCGTGATATGCGGATTCAATATAAACAAAATAAATTAAACGAAATGATAAAATGGGTAAAATCAACGACATGTCGACGTGAGGGTATTTTGCATTACTTTCAGGAACAGAAGGTTAATAACGTAACTGATTGTTGTGATGTTTGTGGCGTGGATATCATTAATTATCAAACAGCCTTTCAAGACACTATTAGAAGTCAAAATGAAAATTGGCGATTGATGTTGAAGAATTTATTAATAAGAGGCGATGAAGAATGA
- a CDS encoding CPBP family intramembrane glutamic endopeptidase produces the protein MKRNKQAEIIKQLTKEELSFHLYITQLILIVISIISAFFLFKNFSAFFNLFQLDSSIFTLGLTNGIIIVVLDIVFMKILPNHYYDDGGINESIFKNRSITEIALLTAVIAICEELLFRGVIQTHFGLIIASVIFAIVHIRYWGHWFLIFNILLLSFWMGLVYEWSDHNLLVTIMMHFIIDFILGLIIKYRNKNME, from the coding sequence ATGAAAAGAAATAAACAAGCTGAAATCATTAAACAGTTAACAAAAGAAGAATTATCTTTTCATTTATATATCACGCAACTAATCCTAATAGTAATTTCAATTATATCGGCCTTCTTTTTATTTAAAAATTTTTCGGCATTTTTTAATTTATTTCAATTAGATTCATCTATTTTTACACTTGGGCTAACAAATGGAATCATTATTGTTGTTTTAGATATTGTTTTTATGAAAATACTTCCAAATCATTATTATGATGATGGCGGAATTAATGAGAGTATCTTTAAGAATCGTTCGATTACAGAAATTGCCCTTTTAACTGCAGTCATTGCCATATGTGAAGAACTTCTATTTCGGGGTGTTATACAGACACACTTTGGTTTAATTATTGCAAGTGTAATCTTTGCAATTGTCCATATTCGGTATTGGGGACATTGGTTTTTAATTTTTAATATTTTACTATTAAGCTTTTGGATGGGACTTGTTTATGAATGGTCCGATCACAATTTGTTGGTAACGATAATGATGCATTTTATAATAGATTTTATATTAGGATTAATCATTAAATACAGGAATAAAAACATGGAATAA
- a CDS encoding LysM peptidoglycan-binding domain-containing protein: MTTDPYRDQVEKLRKRIDKVTIENQSDLKKLNEEQSEILPSRSEVRRQRSQSKKKKRKKLKFPLLRILLVFFILLPIASLLFYTDLLKKSPFPSSKGPTSGVEISYETNDSVTNTNLPKENKENDDSDLPSDKQTTDEKGNIENEKNQNNPDTDSNIVYHTVQANESLYSIAMKYYHTEEGIEIIKQWNHITNDGIMVGQVLQIHLP, from the coding sequence ATGACGACAGATCCTTATCGAGATCAAGTTGAGAAATTAAGAAAAAGAATAGATAAAGTTACTATAGAAAATCAATCGGATTTGAAAAAATTGAATGAAGAGCAGTCTGAAATTTTACCTTCAAGAAGTGAAGTTCGACGCCAAAGAAGTCAATCGAAAAAGAAGAAAAGAAAGAAATTAAAGTTCCCTTTATTAAGGATATTATTAGTATTTTTTATATTACTGCCGATTGCAAGCTTATTATTCTATACGGATTTGTTAAAAAAGTCGCCTTTCCCGAGTTCGAAAGGACCAACTTCAGGTGTAGAGATTTCATATGAAACAAATGATTCTGTAACCAATACAAATTTACCCAAAGAAAATAAGGAAAATGACGATTCGGATTTACCTTCTGATAAACAAACAACTGATGAAAAGGGAAATATAGAAAACGAAAAGAATCAAAATAATCCAGACACGGATTCGAATATTGTCTATCATACTGTCCAAGCAAATGAATCGTTATATAGCATTGCGATGAAGTATTATCATACCGAAGAAGGAATTGAAATAATAAAACAATGGAACCACATAACGAATGACGGAATAATGGTCGGACAGGTATTACAGATTCATTTACCATAA
- a CDS encoding DUF2663 family protein has translation MDSSIISLKLTDQATKQMLQNLVDRKLKFDRLKQRHIFLLWVSVLYSFTCLYFLYYFILEPYSYSFADIFSIIVGENNHLFFLFIAIGTFGATKVLYEKKEKAEKEYHDLRCEIIDRSKDLWKNEAWNSRNSVFEMMKEKYNINLYHESK, from the coding sequence ATGGATTCATCAATTATATCTTTGAAACTTACTGATCAAGCAACAAAGCAAATGTTGCAAAATTTAGTCGATCGAAAGTTAAAATTCGATAGACTTAAACAACGTCATATTTTTTTATTATGGGTTAGTGTTCTTTATAGTTTTACCTGTCTTTATTTTTTATACTACTTCATTTTAGAACCGTACTCTTATTCATTTGCTGACATATTCTCTATTATCGTAGGTGAAAATAATCATCTATTCTTTCTATTCATTGCAATAGGAACATTCGGGGCAACAAAAGTATTATATGAAAAAAAGGAAAAGGCGGAAAAGGAGTACCATGATTTACGTTGTGAAATTATTGATCGCAGTAAGGATTTATGGAAAAATGAAGCTTGGAATTCTAGGAATAGTGTATTTGAAATGATGAAAGAAAAATATAATATAAATCTATACCATGAGAGTAAATAA
- a CDS encoding manganese catalase family protein produces MWVYEKKLQYPVKVSKCNPMLAKFLIEQYGGADGELAAALRYLNQRYTIPDKVIGLLTDIGTEEFAHLEMIATMVYKLTKDATPDQMKEAGLGAHYANHDKALYYENAGGVPWTATYIQAKGDPIADLYEDIAAEEKARATYQWIINMSDDPDINDSLRFLREREIVHSLRFREAVEILKEERGKKRVF; encoded by the coding sequence ATGTGGGTATACGAAAAAAAACTCCAGTATCCTGTAAAGGTGAGCAAATGTAATCCAATGCTTGCAAAATTTTTAATTGAACAATACGGAGGAGCTGATGGTGAGTTAGCTGCTGCACTCCGTTACTTAAATCAAAGGTATACAATACCCGATAAGGTCATCGGTTTATTAACCGATATTGGCACCGAGGAGTTCGCACACTTAGAAATGATTGCAACAATGGTGTATAAGCTTACAAAAGATGCAACGCCAGATCAAATGAAAGAAGCTGGTCTTGGCGCACATTATGCCAATCATGATAAAGCACTTTACTACGAAAATGCCGGTGGTGTTCCATGGACTGCAACTTATATTCAAGCTAAAGGTGACCCCATTGCAGACTTATATGAAGATATCGCAGCCGAAGAGAAAGCAAGGGCAACCTATCAATGGATTATTAATATGAGCGACGATCCAGATATTAATGATAGTTTAAGATTTCTTAGAGAACGTGAAATTGTCCATTCCCTGCGATTCAGAGAGGCAGTAGAAATCCTTAAGGAAGAAAGAGGGAAAAAGAGAGTTTTTTAA
- a CDS encoding spore coat protein CotJB — translation MLEELQVLDFVIVELTLYLDTHPGDQDAIQQYNLFIQQRKKAKKEFEKQFGALTSFGYSYSLAPWDWKNAPWPWQV, via the coding sequence ATGCTTGAAGAACTACAGGTTCTAGATTTTGTAATTGTCGAACTAACATTATATTTGGATACACATCCAGGTGACCAGGATGCTATTCAACAATACAATTTATTTATTCAACAACGAAAGAAAGCAAAAAAAGAGTTCGAAAAACAGTTCGGTGCATTAACGAGTTTCGGTTATAGTTATTCACTAGCTCCTTGGGATTGGAAAAATGCTCCATGGCCATGGCAAGTATAA
- a CDS encoding spore coat associated protein CotJA — MPTFYKSYKPYISPFDPCPPIKVKTFSTPPNLYIDFQPPNLPQFTPQEALRKGTLWKPLYDPYFSPYERAKE, encoded by the coding sequence ATGCCTACGTTTTATAAAAGCTATAAACCTTACATCAGTCCATTTGACCCGTGTCCCCCAATTAAGGTGAAAACTTTTTCAACACCGCCTAATTTATATATTGATTTTCAACCACCCAATTTACCGCAATTCACACCTCAAGAAGCATTAAGAAAAGGAACATTATGGAAGCCTTTATATGATCCATATTTTAGTCCATACGAAAGAGCAAAGGAGTGA
- a CDS encoding CBS domain-containing protein translates to MIPKARCFYVNAEDTVDHALQMLRSKKVDGLPVLSGDEYVGMITHYHIYKNFFNSEMQKDEFLKTKKVSEIATHQEIYFQGTEIFENTLVELKDFPLFAVVDEERKFLGVVTRFDVIEQFQSAFGIKRPGIRIAFSSVEVEGRIARLANIIQQYHESVISLVTFDETDKLVRRIILKIEKRDNVDKFINTLEDSGFRVLNITED, encoded by the coding sequence ATGATTCCTAAGGCTCGCTGTTTTTATGTGAATGCAGAGGATACTGTCGATCACGCGCTACAGATGTTAAGGTCTAAAAAAGTGGATGGATTGCCAGTTTTAAGTGGAGATGAGTATGTTGGAATGATTACTCACTACCATATTTATAAAAACTTTTTTAACTCCGAAATGCAAAAGGATGAATTTTTAAAAACAAAAAAAGTAAGCGAAATAGCAACACACCAAGAAATATATTTTCAAGGGACAGAAATCTTTGAAAATACATTAGTCGAGTTAAAGGACTTTCCTCTATTTGCGGTAGTTGATGAGGAGAGAAAATTTTTAGGTGTCGTTACTCGATTTGATGTCATTGAGCAATTCCAAAGTGCGTTTGGAATTAAACGTCCAGGTATTCGAATAGCTTTTAGCTCTGTCGAAGTGGAAGGACGTATAGCAAGATTAGCAAATATTATTCAACAATATCACGAGTCCGTAATCTCACTTGTTACTTTTGATGAAACAGATAAATTGGTAAGACGAATTATTTTAAAAATTGAAAAGCGTGATAATGTTGACAAATTTATCAACACTTTGGAAGACTCTGGTTTCCGTGTTTTAAACATTACTGAAGACTAA
- a CDS encoding adaptor protein MecA — MKLERISQNKIKYSITFEELLDKGLHEEEFESFIWYELFDEMVEIAKQKYHCDIPDTISIEIFSLNSSEIVLILTMDELSVQEENLSPPVLSTKSSYSTFIFESFEDVITLAICLENLQIQTKSKLILFEDQYYLILPSQQPVSSICEEYGKKTNLSVHMLEEYGTIIIDNNALKILTNYFGR, encoded by the coding sequence ATGAAATTAGAGCGAATATCTCAAAATAAAATTAAGTATTCGATTACTTTCGAAGAGCTTTTAGATAAAGGATTGCATGAAGAAGAATTCGAATCATTTATATGGTATGAATTATTTGATGAAATGGTGGAAATTGCCAAACAGAAATATCATTGTGATATACCCGATACGATCTCAATTGAAATCTTTTCACTAAATTCTAGCGAAATCGTTTTAATATTAACTATGGACGAACTTTCCGTTCAAGAGGAAAACCTGTCACCTCCAGTTCTTTCGACCAAAAGTAGTTATTCGACTTTTATTTTTGAATCATTCGAAGATGTTATCACATTGGCGATTTGTCTTGAAAATCTGCAAATACAGACTAAAAGTAAATTAATTTTATTTGAAGATCAATATTATTTGATTCTACCGTCTCAACAACCTGTTTCAAGCATTTGTGAGGAATACGGAAAAAAGACAAATCTGTCAGTTCATATGCTTGAGGAGTATGGAACGATTATTATTGATAATAATGCCTTAAAAATACTTACAAATTATTTTGGAAGATAA
- a CDS encoding Glu/Leu/Phe/Val family dehydrogenase: MAAETGADNQVLEEKHDVLKSTQTVIHKALEKLGYPEEVYELLKEPMRLLTVKIPVRMDDGSIKIFTGYRAQHNDAVGPTKGGIRFHPNVTEKEVKALSIWMTLKCGIVNLPYGGGKGGIICDPREMSFRELEALSRGYVRAISQIVGPTKDIPAPDVFTNSQIMAWMMDEYSRLRENDSPGFITGKPLVLGGSHGRETATAKGVTICIREAAKKRGINLEGARVVVQGFGNAGSFLSKFMHDAGAKVIGISDAYGALYDPNGLDIDYLLDRRDSFGTVTKLFDNTISNKELLELDCDILVPAAIENQITEENAHNIRAQIVVEAANGPTTLEATQILTERGILLVPDVLASAGGVTVSYFEWVQNNQGYYWTEEEIDEKLEKVLVHSFENVYNTAETRRVDMRLAAYMVGVRKSAEASRFRGWI; encoded by the coding sequence ATGGCAGCCGAGACGGGTGCAGATAATCAAGTATTAGAAGAGAAACATGATGTATTAAAGTCTACACAAACAGTAATTCACAAGGCACTTGAAAAATTAGGTTACCCTGAAGAAGTGTATGAATTATTAAAAGAACCAATGCGTTTATTAACAGTGAAAATTCCTGTTCGTATGGATGATGGTTCAATCAAAATCTTTACAGGTTACCGCGCACAACACAATGATGCTGTTGGGCCAACAAAAGGGGGAATACGATTCCATCCTAATGTAACTGAAAAAGAGGTAAAAGCTTTATCAATATGGATGACATTAAAATGTGGTATTGTTAACTTGCCGTATGGCGGTGGAAAAGGCGGAATTATTTGTGATCCTCGTGAAATGTCGTTTCGTGAGCTAGAGGCTTTAAGCCGCGGTTATGTTCGCGCAATAAGCCAAATCGTAGGTCCTACGAAAGACATTCCGGCTCCGGACGTATTTACTAACTCGCAAATAATGGCATGGATGATGGACGAATATAGCCGATTACGTGAAAACGATTCTCCTGGATTTATTACTGGTAAACCACTAGTGTTGGGCGGTTCCCATGGTCGTGAAACTGCAACTGCTAAAGGTGTTACTATATGTATTCGTGAAGCGGCTAAAAAGCGCGGGATTAACCTTGAAGGCGCAAGAGTAGTTGTTCAAGGATTTGGTAATGCCGGAAGCTTTTTATCTAAATTTATGCATGACGCAGGTGCTAAAGTAATTGGGATCTCCGATGCTTATGGTGCATTATATGATCCGAATGGTTTAGACATCGATTATTTACTAGACCGCCGCGATAGTTTCGGTACAGTTACAAAACTGTTTGACAATACCATTTCAAATAAAGAATTACTTGAATTAGATTGTGATATTTTAGTACCAGCTGCAATCGAAAACCAAATTACAGAAGAAAATGCGCATAATATTCGTGCACAAATCGTTGTAGAGGCTGCAAATGGCCCAACAACTTTAGAAGCTACACAAATATTAACAGAACGTGGTATTCTCCTAGTACCAGATGTTTTGGCTTCTGCTGGCGGGGTTACAGTATCTTATTTCGAATGGGTACAAAATAACCAAGGATATTATTGGACAGAAGAAGAAATAGACGAAAAACTTGAAAAGGTTTTAGTGCATTCTTTTGAAAATGTTTATAACACGGCTGAAACAAGAAGAGTGGATATGAGACTAGCTGCCTATATGGTAGGGGTTAGAAAATCTGCTGAAGCTTCTCGTTTCAGAGGTTGGATTTAG
- a CDS encoding YpdA family putative bacillithiol disulfide reductase has protein sequence MQIEECIIVGGGPCGLSAAIALKDKGIDPLIIEKGNIVNAIYNYPTHQTFFSSSEKLEIGGVPFINENLKPKRNQALTYYREVVKRKKLRINRFEKVETIEKQKDAGFVLRTSKNEYTAKNVIIATGYYDHPNYMNVPGEDLDKVFHYFKEAHPYFDTDVVVIGGKNSAVDAAIELNKAGANVTVLYRGEEYSKSVKPWILPEFDALVRNGQINLEFKAELLEITDSTIKYRVDGVMKEIKNDFVFAMTGYHPDHRFLQKIGVAIDPLTGKPEFNPDTMETNIKGIFIAGVIAAGNNANEIFIENGRFHGELIASCICS, from the coding sequence ATGCAAATAGAAGAGTGTATTATTGTTGGGGGAGGTCCATGTGGTCTTTCAGCAGCAATCGCATTAAAAGATAAAGGAATTGACCCACTAATAATCGAAAAAGGGAATATCGTTAATGCTATTTATAATTATCCAACCCATCAAACATTTTTCAGTTCCAGCGAAAAGCTTGAAATTGGTGGGGTCCCATTTATTAATGAGAATTTAAAGCCGAAAAGAAATCAAGCATTAACGTATTACCGAGAAGTGGTAAAAAGAAAAAAACTTCGTATCAATCGATTTGAAAAAGTGGAAACGATAGAAAAACAAAAAGATGCGGGGTTCGTGCTGAGAACGTCAAAAAACGAATACACTGCAAAAAATGTCATAATAGCAACAGGATATTATGATCATCCAAATTATATGAATGTACCTGGGGAAGATTTAGATAAAGTCTTTCATTATTTTAAAGAAGCACACCCTTATTTTGACACAGATGTAGTCGTAATAGGCGGAAAAAATTCTGCGGTTGATGCAGCGATTGAATTAAATAAAGCAGGTGCTAATGTAACAGTTTTATATAGGGGGGAAGAATATTCTAAAAGCGTAAAACCTTGGATTTTGCCTGAATTTGATGCTTTAGTTCGAAACGGCCAAATCAATTTAGAATTTAAGGCAGAACTGTTGGAGATTACAGATAGCACTATTAAATATCGCGTGGATGGAGTAATGAAGGAAATTAAAAATGATTTTGTTTTTGCGATGACAGGGTACCATCCAGATCATCGTTTCCTGCAAAAAATAGGAGTAGCGATAGATCCATTAACAGGTAAACCTGAATTTAATCCGGACACCATGGAAACAAATATAAAAGGAATATTTATCGCCGGTGTTATTGCCGCTGGTAATAATGCGAATGAAATATTTATTGAGAATGGACGTTTTCATGGAGAACTTATTGCTTCATGTATTTGCTCGTAA
- a CDS encoding asparaginase produces the protein MKKNILIVHTGGTISMFEDSKTGAVKPGNENPLSTQTKGLNNLANLIIKEPFNLPSPHITMKEMLQLKTLIEQEVNQNTIDGVVITHGTDTLEETAYFLDLTIDLEIPIVVTGAMRSSNEIGSDGLYNLITSVRVAACDDANGKGVLVVLNDEIHTAENVTKTHASNVSTFQSPQYGPIGIITKQGVFFHNTPTHKEKYHIDQMSKRVALLKAHAGMDSLLFNAIRDLKYDGIVIEALGQGNMPPDTVLGIKSLIETNIPTIIVSRCFNGIAQDIYGYDGGGKQLKELGAIFSNGLNGQKARIKLLIALSQTNDMKVIEEIFH, from the coding sequence ATGAAAAAAAACATTTTAATTGTGCATACTGGTGGAACTATTTCAATGTTCGAAGATAGTAAAACAGGTGCAGTTAAACCCGGAAATGAAAATCCTTTGTCAACTCAGACAAAAGGTTTAAATAATTTAGCGAATTTAATCATAAAGGAACCTTTCAATCTTCCTTCACCACATATTACTATGAAAGAAATGCTCCAACTAAAAACATTAATTGAACAAGAGGTGAATCAAAATACAATTGATGGTGTTGTAATAACCCACGGAACAGATACACTTGAAGAAACAGCTTATTTTCTAGATTTAACGATAGATCTGGAAATTCCTATTGTTGTAACAGGTGCGATGAGGTCTAGTAATGAAATTGGTTCGGATGGATTATATAATTTAATTACTTCCGTACGTGTTGCGGCATGTGATGATGCCAATGGAAAAGGCGTCTTAGTTGTATTAAACGATGAGATTCATACTGCGGAAAACGTTACGAAAACACATGCGAGTAATGTATCGACTTTTCAAAGTCCTCAGTATGGACCAATAGGAATCATTACAAAGCAAGGAGTATTTTTTCATAATACCCCTACCCATAAAGAAAAATACCATATCGATCAAATGTCAAAAAGAGTAGCATTATTAAAAGCCCATGCTGGTATGGACTCATTGCTCTTTAATGCCATTCGCGATTTAAAATACGATGGGATTGTCATTGAAGCACTTGGTCAAGGAAATATGCCTCCGGATACAGTGCTAGGAATTAAATCTTTGATTGAGACAAATATTCCTACAATCATCGTCTCAAGATGTTTTAATGGAATTGCACAAGATATATACGGATATGATGGTGGAGGAAAACAATTAAAAGAATTAGGCGCTATTTTTTCTAATGGTCTGAATGGACAAAAGGCAAGAATTAAGCTTTTGATTGCTCTTTCACAAACAAACGATATGAAAGTTATCGAAGAAATATTTCATTAA